Sequence from the Nocardiopsis sp. YSL2 genome:
GACCGCCGGGGTAGGGCAGTTCCAGCAGCCGGGCCACCTTGTCGTAGGCCTCACCGGCGGCGTCGTCCACGGTGTCGCCCAGTGACACCACGTCCGTGGCCAGGTCGTTGACCAGCAGCAGGGACGTGTGCCCGCCGGAGACCAGCAGAGCGATGGCGGGCTTGGGCAGCGGCCCGTGCTCCAGCTGGTCCACGGCCACGTGCCCGACCAGGTGGTTCACCCCGTAGAGGGGCTTGCCCAGGGCCATCGCGTAGGCCTTGGCGGCCGACACTCCCACGAGCAGGGCACCCGCCAGCCCCGGCCCGGCGGTGACCGCGATGGCGTCGACGTCGGCGAGCTTCACCCCGGCGGCGTCGAGCGCCCGCCGGACCGTGGGCGTCATGGCCTCCAGGTGCGCGCGGCTGGCGACCTCGGGAACCACGCCGCCGAAGCGGGCGTGCTGGTCGACGCTGGAGGCCACCTCGTCCCCGAGCAGCTCACAGCCGCGGACCAGACCGACACCGGTCTCGTCGCAGGACGTCTCGATCCCGAGGATCAACGGTTGGCCGCTCATGCTCGCTCCTCCGACTCGCCGGACTCCGGTCCGGCCGTGGCCACGCGCCGCATGACGATCGCGTCGGCCCCCTTGTAGTATCCGCGCCGCACACCGATCTGCCGGAACCCGAACCGGGCGTAGAGGTCCTGGGCGCGCGGGTTGTCGTCCCGCACTTCGAGGAACATGTGGGTGACGCCGTTCCGGTCGGCCCGGTCCAGGAGCTCGGCCAGCAGGGCCCGGCCGACGCCCCGCCCCCACACGGGTCGGGCGACGGCCATGGTCTGCACGTCGCCTTCGGGCGGCACCGAGCGCAGTCCGGCATAGCCGACGAGGGCGTCCCCGGTCTCGGCCACCACGTAGCTGCGGCCCTGCGCGCCGAGCTCCTCGCGGAGCATGTTCTCGCTCCAGGCGTCCTCCGGGAAGAGGGCGCGTTCCAGCTCCATGACGGCGGGCACGTCGTCGCCGGTCATGGTGCGCAGTCGTACGGGCTCGCCGGGCTCGGCGTAGGAGCCCGAGGCCGAGACGGTCACTTCACCCACTGGCGCACCTTCTTCGGGCTGCCGGGCTCGACGGCGTCGGGGCGACGCAGGTAGAGCGGTTCGGGCGCGGGCAGTGCCGTGCCCTGGCGCAGGCGCAGCAGGGCCAGCTCGGCCATGGCGCCGGCGTCGGGGTACAGCGGGTCGGGGTCGGCGGCGGCGGGCCCGAAGGCCTCCGCGTACATCCCGGCCCCGTGGCCGACCAGGGGCAGGCCCCCGGTGTCGATCTCGGCGGGCCGGTCCACGGCCACCTCGCCCACGCGGTGGAGGCGGTCGTCGTAACGCGCCCAGAACACCTCCTTGCGTCGGGCGTCGGTCATCGCGACGAACGGCGCGGTCCGGCCGGTGGCGAAGGCCAGGGCGTCGAGCGTGGTGACGCCGTGGCAGGGCACGCCGAGAGCGTCGGCCAGGGCGTGGCCGGTGGCCAGACCGACCCGCAGGCCCGTGTAGGGGCCGGGTCCGATGCCGACGGCGACGTGGTCGAGGTCGGCCAGGGTGATCCCGGCCTCTTCGGCCAACCGGTGGATGGTGGGGCTGAGGAGTTCGCCGTGGCGGCGCGCGTCCACGGAGGCGGCGCTCGCGCGCAGGCGGAAGGCCCCGTCGGGACCGCTCTCACCGATCGCGGCGGTCACCGCCGGGGTGGCGGTATCGAAGGCCAGCAACAGCACGGGGACCGCCTATCCGAGCCCGGGCTGGGCGCCGGGCAGGTCGATGTCGTTCCAGCGCGCGCCGACGGCGCGCAGGTGGACGGTTCGGGTGTCGTCGTGGTGGCGCTCGATGCTGATCTCCAGGCGGTCGTCCGCGAGGCCCTCGGCGACGCCCTCGCCCCACTCGACCACGGTGACCGAGTCGGGCTGGGTCATGTCCAGGTCGATGTCGTCGATCTCCGCGGGACCGCCCAACCGGTAGGCGTCCACGTGGACGAGGTCGGGGCCGCCCACCAGGGAGGGGTGGATGCGGGAGATGACGAACGTCGGGGAGGTGACGGATCCGCGGACGCGCAGGCCCTGACCCAGGCCCTGGGTCAGCGTGGTCTTGCCCGCGCCGAGGGGCCCGGACAGGATGAACACGTCGCCAGCCCTGGCCAGGGCGGCGAGGTCGCGTCCGAGCGCGCGCATGGCGTCGTCGGTGGCGGCGGTCACCGCGCGGACGGCGGGCGCGGCGCTGTGGGGCACGGTGGACACACCTGGGGTGGTCGCGGTTGCGTCTGTCATCGGGCTCGCAGTGGTCGGTGGTGGGTCGGGAGGTGGCTGGGCACAGTGGTCAGGGCGCACCGGAGGTGACCTCTTCACCCAGGTTAGGACGGGTGAAGGGTGTCCGTGGCCGGTTCGCGGCACTCGGTCCGGTCCGGTGCGCGCGGCCCCGCGCTCCGGTCCGAACGCGCGGGCCCCGGCCCGCGCCCGGTTCAGGCGCCGCCGACGTACTCGCGCGGGACCCGGGCGCCCACCCGTGTCACGATCTCGTACGGGATGGTGTCCAGGGTCTCGGCCCAGTCCTCGGCGGTGGGAACGCCCGGATCCGTGCTCGGGTCCCCGAACAGGATCGCGTCGTCCCCCGCCCGGACGGGGTCGTCGCCCACATCCACAACGAACTGGTCCATGCAGACTGTTCCCGCGATCGTACGCCTGCGCCCGCCGAGGTACACCGGGCCCCTGTTGGTGGCGGCCCGGGGAACGCCGTCGCCGTAGCCGAGGGGCACCAGGGCGAGGGTGGTCTCGCGCTCGGTCACGTAGCGGTGCCCGTAGGAGACGCCGCTGTCGGCGGGCACCCGCTTGGCGAGGGCGACACGGGAGTGCAGGGTCATCGCGGGCCGAATTCCGGGCACTTCATAACCGGGAATCGGGATGAGTCCATAACTCGCGATACCTCCGCGCACGAGATCGAACCTGGCCTCGGGGAGGGTCAGGAGCGCCGCGGAGTTGGCGATGTGGCGGACCTCGGGGGTGAGTCCGGCCTTGTCCGCCGTCTCCAGGGCCTCGTGGAAGGCGGAGAGCTGGCGCGCGATCGAGGGGTGGCCGGGCTCGTCGGCGCACGCGAAGTGCGACCAGAGGCCGCTGACACGCACGTGTCCGGCGTCCTCGGCGCGCGCGGCGGCCTCCACCAGCTGCGGCCAGTCGGCCGGGCCGACGCCGCCCCGGTTGAGGCCGGTGTCGGCCTTGAGCTGGACGCGCGCGGTGCGGCCGAGACGCCGTGCGGCCCCGATGATCTCGTCCAGGATCGCGCGGTCGCTGACGCCGAGTTCGACGTCCGCGGCGATCGCCGCGGCCACGGGCTCACCGGGCGGGACGATCCACGCCAGGACGGGCGCGGTGATCCCGGCCTCGCGCAGGGCCAGGGCCTCGTGGATGAAGGCCGTGCCCAGCCAGGTGGCCCCGCCCGCGAGCACGGCCCGGGCGGCGGGCAGCATGCCGTGGCCGTAACCGTCGGCCTTGACCACGCCCATCAGGGGGGTGCCGCCCGCGCGCTCACGGAGCAGCCGGGCGTTGTCGGCGATCGCGTCCAGGTCGACGCGAGCATGCGCGAAGTGAGCCATGGGGCCAGTCTTCCACGTGTGGGTTACCACAACAGAGCTGCGGGTATGTGGTGTTCGACCGAGTTCGGCGCCGTATCTGGGGGTACCGGCATGAACGAGTTCGGAAGCGAACATTCCGTCAATACGGGAAGTGAGCGTTCCGTCAACACGGTGCGACTGTGGTCGGGAGGCCTCGCCACCGCGGTGGTGGCCGTGCTGGTGATCTTGGTGGGCACTCTCGTGATCC
This genomic interval carries:
- the tsaD gene encoding tRNA (adenosine(37)-N6)-threonylcarbamoyltransferase complex transferase subunit TsaD → MSGQPLILGIETSCDETGVGLVRGCELLGDEVASSVDQHARFGGVVPEVASRAHLEAMTPTVRRALDAAGVKLADVDAIAVTAGPGLAGALLVGVSAAKAYAMALGKPLYGVNHLVGHVAVDQLEHGPLPKPAIALLVSGGHTSLLLVNDLATDVVSLGDTVDDAAGEAYDKVARLLELPYPGGPPIDKAAQRGNPKAIRFPRGKWGDGTYDFSFSGLKTAVARHVEDADRSGEPLVVADIAAAFQESVVDVLTRKAVDACVEHGVSTLVISGGVAANSALRELARQRCQEAGIELRVPRPRLCTDNGAMIAALGAEVVAAGLPPSALDLATDTSLPVERPLAV
- the rimI gene encoding ribosomal protein S18-alanine N-acetyltransferase, encoding MTGDDVPAVMELERALFPEDAWSENMLREELGAQGRSYVVAETGDALVGYAGLRSVPPEGDVQTMAVARPVWGRGVGRALLAELLDRADRNGVTHMFLEVRDDNPRAQDLYARFGFRQIGVRRGYYKGADAIVMRRVATAGPESGESEERA
- the tsaB gene encoding tRNA (adenosine(37)-N6)-threonylcarbamoyltransferase complex dimerization subunit type 1 TsaB, translated to MLLLAFDTATPAVTAAIGESGPDGAFRLRASAASVDARRHGELLSPTIHRLAEEAGITLADLDHVAVGIGPGPYTGLRVGLATGHALADALGVPCHGVTTLDALAFATGRTAPFVAMTDARRKEVFWARYDDRLHRVGEVAVDRPAEIDTGGLPLVGHGAGMYAEAFGPAAADPDPLYPDAGAMAELALLRLRQGTALPAPEPLYLRRPDAVEPGSPKKVRQWVK
- the tsaE gene encoding tRNA (adenosine(37)-N6)-threonylcarbamoyltransferase complex ATPase subunit type 1 TsaE, which produces MTDATATTPGVSTVPHSAAPAVRAVTAATDDAMRALGRDLAALARAGDVFILSGPLGAGKTTLTQGLGQGLRVRGSVTSPTFVISRIHPSLVGGPDLVHVDAYRLGGPAEIDDIDLDMTQPDSVTVVEWGEGVAEGLADDRLEISIERHHDDTRTVHLRAVGARWNDIDLPGAQPGLG
- the alr gene encoding alanine racemase, which encodes MAHFAHARVDLDAIADNARLLRERAGGTPLMGVVKADGYGHGMLPAARAVLAGGATWLGTAFIHEALALREAGITAPVLAWIVPPGEPVAAAIAADVELGVSDRAILDEIIGAARRLGRTARVQLKADTGLNRGGVGPADWPQLVEAAARAEDAGHVRVSGLWSHFACADEPGHPSIARQLSAFHEALETADKAGLTPEVRHIANSAALLTLPEARFDLVRGGIASYGLIPIPGYEVPGIRPAMTLHSRVALAKRVPADSGVSYGHRYVTERETTLALVPLGYGDGVPRAATNRGPVYLGGRRRTIAGTVCMDQFVVDVGDDPVRAGDDAILFGDPSTDPGVPTAEDWAETLDTIPYEIVTRVGARVPREYVGGA